Genomic DNA from Candidatus Bathyarchaeia archaeon:
CTTCGTCTTGCGCCCCCTTTGGTATCTCTACTTTGAGGTTTGTGGGCTCAAGATGGTCGACGTTAACTCTCCTCCGTCTCACACCAGTCACATGTTTAGGGCCTGAGACTAAGACGAAGTTTTTGTCTATTACATCCACGACTACGCAGCGCGCCCCTGCTTCCCTGCCTGTCTTCTTCACACATATACGCCCAACATCGTAGAGAGTCATTTCGCATCCTTACCTCCTAACTTCACGTTATTAATATATTCTTTGAGAATTGTTTTGAATACTGTGATATTTGACTCCATGGGAAGTAGCTCTGTGTCAAAAATGATATTATATATGGATAGATCTTCGATATTTATGTTGTAGTGTTTTTTGTATCGAATCTTTTCCAGCAGTTCCCTCCTCCTAGTCAACTCCTCAGCCTCTTTAAACGAGATGCCATCCCTTGCAGCTATACGTTCAAACCTCGTCTTATCTGAAGCTGAGAGGAATATTTTGATGTTGGCATATCGCCTAGCGATCCAAGCTGGAAGTTGACCGTCAATCACTACTGAGCCTTCTCTAGCCTCTTTCTCCACCCTCTCATCCACAAGCCTATCTATCGTGCTATCTTTCACCGATAAATCACTCAGTTGCTGAAGAGAGAGACCTCTCTCATCTGCGATCTGCCTAAAAAGCATACCTGCCGAAATGTGTCGCAGCCCAAAGCTCTCAGCGAGGGCTTGGGCATAAGTGCTCTTGCCAGTTCCATGTAGCCCACTGACGGTGACAACCAAACCCTTGCATTCCTTAGACATCTTGAACGCCCCATCCGCAACACTGCCAGCGAGGTTTATCCACCTTAAGTGGAGGTGAAAATAAATCTTTCGAGAAAGCCGTGTAGAATCTGAAGATTCGCCGTTATTGGCCTATGCTTATCTTGAAGAGGCGGTATATCGGTGTGTTCACTGCAAAGGCGCAAAGGATGTACCATTGGTAGAATGTTATCCCAAGTCTATCAGGACCGACCGTAGCCCAGCCGTCAAACCAAGGGATGGGGAATGGGGCGTAGGCCACGATTGCAGGGGCTCCACCTTGGGAGAATAGGGCGCTGAGTGCGTAGAATATGCCAAGGTAGCCGATCATTGGTATGAACATGACTTTATATTGCTGTTTCATGAGTCCACCGGACTCTTTTAGTAGCTCCTTCTGCTGCCTCATGAGACGTGCATATGCCTTCCTATCACCCTTCTTGCGCGCCTCTGAGATCTGCTTTCTAAGCTCACTACTCTTAATTCTGTACTCTTTCATCTTCTCCGGGTTAGTGAATTTACGGTTTAGAGTCCCAGATATTAATGATATACTTATACTTACAAGGAGGATGAGGAATGTGGAGGCAGGTATGACTGTGAGGAAGTCTAAAACCATATCGACATCCACCTATCCTAGTTTTTCACCATCTCTAGTAGTTGCGCCGCAGCCTCCCGTTGACAACCCGTCTTGTTCACGAGTATCCCGAAGGGTATTCCAGCTAAGGTTGCACAAGTAGAGACCATGGCCCTCGAGAGTTGGAGGTGTTCTTTAACTTCCTCTGCGGAGAGACTGTCTCTTCTCCTAGTTTTATCATTACTCCTTCTGAATAAGATTTCCTCCGGCGAGGCTTCCACTAGAGCTATCATGTCTGGTTTAAGGCCTTGGAGCACATGATAAGGTATACCCGGTAGATAGCCCGAATTTGTTTCTATTAGAACGTGGGTGTCAACTATTATTATGCCATCTGAGCCTTCTTGTGCTATGGTTTCAGCGGCTTTCCTTTGGAGTTGGTGCTGAATATCCATCGACGCCTTACGGATCTCATCCCTGTCCTTTATGATGTCCTTAGCTATCTCTAACATGACGGATCCGAAGTTCATAACTCTACATTTGAGACCGTCGTCTTCCGCAAGTCTCCTGAACTCTTCAATCACCGTTGTCTTCCCTACTCCCGGTATTCCTACGATTATTATTCGCCTCTTCACAGCAATCTCGCCTTTAGACCATGCTTCCTAACTATTAAACACAGCACCCCGAGAGCAATTGTTCTCTTCATCTCGGCATTTTTAGAGTTTCCCTTGGTCAATTTATCCTTTTCCTAGAAGGCGGGCTATGCCCGGGTACATCTCCTCGAGACGTTCCCTCATTAGGATTTGGTAATACTGCCACATTATACTGGTCGTTAGTAGCATACCTGTCCCAGTACCGAAGGTATTGGTAAAGTCGGCTACAGCCGCGATAAACCCCACTATACTCCCCCCCAGCACGGTGACCACTGGGATATACCGGTTGAGAAGCTCTTCAATCGACTTCTCCGAGCGTCTGAAACCTGGCACTTGCATACGCGCGTCTATAAGCTGTTTGGCCACTTTCTCAGCGCCTAGGCCACCTATCTGAACCCAAGTTACGGCGAAACCAGCGCAGATAAGTACCATTACAGCCGTGTAGACGACGGCTCTTATAGGGTCGGCTGCAACTGCCTCCAAACTTCGAGGAGAGGTAACGAAGTATGCAAGCCCACTGACAGGGTTACCTTGGGCATCGAACTTCCCTAAGATGTCGACTAGGAAACCTGTCTGGAGGCGTGTGTAAAGTATCTGTGCACCAAAGTAGATGTCTGCAAATAGGGCTGAAGTTAGGATCACAGGTATATTGGAGACGTAGAAGAGCTTCACAGGGTAGATCCCCTTATATCCTCTATACTGCGCATGCGCAATTGGAATCTCCACCCTCAGCCCCTCACAGTAGATGACGACAAGGAACACGATAAAAGTAGCGAGTAAGCCAATGAGGCTTGGATTATTTCCAGGCCTGAACAGAGCGAGAGTTAGGCCTCCGCTTGCCATAAGCCCAGGCAACGCTGGAAAGATGCCGTAGAAGTGGCCATCAGTTCCTAGTATAGGACTAATAGACATCCATGCAACCTGTTGTGCAACGCCAGCTGCTATGAATAGGCTGATGCCGCTGCCTAAGCCCCAACCCTTCTGGATGAGTTCATCCATTAAGATAACCAGTATGCCCACCACTATGAGTTGTGCTAGGATTAGCGAGAAACCTGTGGCGGTTACTTGACCGAAAGCGCCCCCTAGAAGGTATACTACGGATTCGAAGACTGTGAATATTATGGCGAAGAGCTTGTTCATAGCAGTGAAGGCAGCCCGATCTTCTGCCTTGGAGAAGTCTAGAGGAATCATCTTCGAGCCGACGAGGAGTTGTAACACAAGCCCACCAGTCACTATGGGGCCTATCCCCAACTCCATCAGACTCCCTCTCCTGGAGGCGAAGATAACTCTGAGCATCCTGAAAGGATCTGTCCCCTCGCTGATGTTGATGCCGTAGAGAGGGATTTCACACATAACGAGGAAGGTTATGAGGACTAACCCGGTCCACAACAGCTTCTCTCTGAAAGGGACCTTGCGCTCTGGTTTCTTTATCTCTGGTAATATTCGCCCAACCTTGGATAGAACAGCTATACCTCTACTTGGCATAATGAAGGAGACCCTCTACTCTATAGTTACCAGTTTACCACCGGCAGCCTCAATCTTTGAGGCTGCGTGCTCTGAATAAAGCCGAGTCTTGACTATGATGGGTTTGGTGACTTGCCCCTCACCTAAAAGCTTAGCGTAGCCCAGAGAGCCAAGGTCTACGTGATACACGTCACCTTCAAGTTTCGCCTTACCCTCAGCAACCCACCTATCCACGCATCGATCAAGCTCCCCCACATTTATCACCGAGAGTGCCCCCATTCCGGTTGGGGGGAAGAAACCTCTCCTGCCGAAGTGGTCGGGAGCATACTTCACGGTGTAACTCCACTTGTGCTTGTGTAGGCCACTCTTCCCTCTTCCGCCTTTCATCCCATGTTTACGATGCTGGCCGACTTGGCCCCAGCCGTGCGTTCTTGAACCGCGTTGCTTTCTAACCTTTCTAAGCCTGTGAGGCACCTAAAGCATCCTCCTGATAAGGTCGTTTATCTTCTCTCCGCGATAACCCAACTCTCCACACTCACCTACGCCCCGCTTCAGCGACCGTTTGAAGCCTCCGGAGGGAGGGCGCAAACGGAAAACCGGCTTAACATCCCGCAGATCAGTCAATTTAATTTTAAGCTCGTGTAGAGCGTGAGCCAACTCGTCTACCGATTTAAATCCATATCTTTTGAGGTCCTCCACCCTTAACTTTCGGCCGCCTGACAGCTCACACTTTTCAGCCAGCAGCATGGATAAAACATCCTTTGAGATCTCCCCCCAAGTTACATGATCCTTGACAAGCTGTAGCATTCCTAGATAAGGGGCTGTAGAAGGGACTAGAGTAGCATGGTGAGGGCGGTTTAGATGTAGCATGGAGAGAGTATCATCTACATCTTTCCTAACGTTTACAGTACCTCTCAACCTGACTACTGCAAGGCACTTTGCTACTTCCATGACGTCGAGTCACCTGTTCCAGTTGGTCGGAGTTGCTGTGCGGTAAGTGTTTCTCAGGGCGTCATAAACAGCGAAGGCTAGGGAGGAGACTGTATTGGTGGAGCCTGAACTCCTCGACCAACAGTCACTAATGCCCGCCATTCGAAGGATTATAGTCGCAACCTCGCTTGCCACCAGCCCAAGCCCTCGAGGGCCTGGAACCAGCTCAACTTTGACGCTTCCGCATTTACCGACTGTTATGAAGGGGAGGGAGTGAGGTTGGTCGCATCGACACTCCCAGCTCCCGCATCCTCGCCTTATAGGTGTTATGTTCAATTTGGCATACATAACAGCCTTATCTATTGCGTCTCGAACTTGCTTCAACTTACTAGTACCCACACCAACGTAGCCATCTTCGTTACCAACCACCGCGATTACCTTGAACCTCGAATGTTCCCCAGCGTCAGTCTGCTTCTGGACGATACTTATGTTCAATACCTCTTGCTTAAGGTTGGGCAGAAGTTTATCTACTATCTCTGCCTCTTGGATACGGTATCCCTGGGCGAAGATCTCATCTAAAGAAGTGATCTTACCCTCGTTGACAAGCTTGCCAAGTTTAGTCCTTGGACTCCATAACTGCTCTTCTGCAATCCCCAAGCCTATTCACTCTCTATTTTTGCCTTAACTTCGTCGAAGTGTTTCGGAAGATCTCCGGGTGTCAAACCTGCCTTTAGATATCCGGAGAAGAGGCGATTCCGCGTATCACTGTCAGTTATACTCTCCCAATAGTTTGCTATGTGTTCACCGCGAATTCGAGCCTCATCAGGGGTCACCTCCCCATTATGAGGGATGATTACCCCCGCGTCCAGAACACCCCTCAAAGCACCATATACCTTTGACTTTGGCGGAAATTTTCCCACGCCTAAATCTAGTATCGCTTCAGTCAAGCCTATCTTCTTCGCTTTCTTGCCAGCTAATAGGCCCGTCAAATATGCGGTAGGTAGGTTCCCACAGGGAGCTTTCCATCCGTAACATCTCACCAGTTCTCTGGAGGTAACTGACGTGCGAATCAGATCTCCCCCCAGCTTAGCCTCCACGAACTGCACAATTGTATGGGCTAAAGTGTTACGGATAACCAGCCTTAGCTTACGTGATTTTATTAGGCTGATACGCCTCCTATAGTTGGTCTTCCCTTCCCTCCGCCTTCTGAAGGGTGGCCGATAGTTCGAGATGCGCCCTATTTCTGCTTCCTCCTAACTAGCCCTGCGGACTTTATGTGCTGGTTGAGGTTAGCCACACTCTTGAAAGCCCCGCCTTTAGCCATTTTGTATAGCGTGTGGTATGTGGCATCAGTAATAGCCTTGGACTCTCTCAAAACCTTCAACCTGTCTCTCACGGCCCTAATGGTAGCCACCCACTTATCTTTCTTCGGGGAGCGCGCATATTGATTCCCCTCTCTGCTCCCCAGCCCCCTACGTCGCCCTTCTTTCCGCTTATCTTTGAGCACCCTAGCCCTACCTCTACTGACACCTTTAACAGGCAGGGCTTTGATTATACCGCTTCCTATGAGCCTTCGAATATCCTGTCTAGTTATTGCAGAGCCTACATTAGTGAGCTGTTCAGGATCTATCCAAACGCGGTTTAAGCCCACGCCGAGCACATCGGCAGCCAGGCGTCGTTGGCTTCTCAAACTCATCAGTTAAACCTCCCTAACCAATCCATTAGAGCTAAACTACCCCTCCTCCTCGATTTCCTCTGACTTTGCAGCGGTTTCAGCCTCAGCCTTAACTTCACCTTCTTTCTCAGTGGGTTTGACAGCCTTGCCAGGATTCAAAACCGTGAAGCCACGCTTGCGTGCCTCCTCCAGAATCTCCAGACGTTTCCTAGCGCCTACATTGCCAGCTATTCGGATGGCATATTTACTAGGGTCAAGCCTCTCTAAGATCGCACTATTGAATACGAGAACTTCGCAGAGGCCGGATGGATGGAGACCTCTAGCAGCCTTTGGGACTCTATACCCAACCTTCGGTAAAGCTGGCCAACCCTTCCTCTCAAGGCGCATTTTACTGTCTATGCCCTTAGGCCTCCTCCAACGGTTTTTAACCCGTCTGTAACGCCAGCTCTCCTGCCGTATGAAGTCGGGTTTATTCGCCTTAATTTTAGCCCTCAACTTTAGGAGACCCTCAAAGACTGTTTTTTTGGGCCGCGCCTGAATGCCTTCAGCCTTCGCCACCTGCTCCCTCCCCCCTCTCATATATGTAGATCCCGTCGAGAAAGACACGAGGGTCCTTCTTCTTTATTTTTGTAGCCCTTTCAATATTGGCTGCTGTCTGACTTACCTCCTCGAGGTTCACACCCTGAACTATAACATCGTCGCCCTTAACAGTAACCTTGGCGTTACCAATAATCCTAGCGGTTCTAGGACTCTTTTCACCTATGAAGTTCTCTATCAAGACTTTACCTGGATTGACCTTTATGGTGACTGGGAAGTGAGAGAAGACCACTTTAAGTTTATACGTGTAACCTTTGGTAACACCATTAATCATATTCTTTACATGCGCCGCGACAGTCCCCACTAGGGCTCTCTCAGTTTTCCTAGCCCAGTAACTGCGAACATATACGCCTCCATCCGCGGCCACTATCTCGACAGGGGCATGAGAGAAGTCTCTAGTAATCTCGCCGAGGGGGCCTTTAACTCTAAGCGATTTTCCTTCCAGCGCAACATCTACACCCTGTGGGATCGCTGTGAAGCGTTCTTCAACATCGGCTCGAACCATTTACCCTGCCCCTTTAACTTACATAAGCTAAGAGTTTGCCTCCCACATTCATCGCCTTTGCATCTCGATGCGAGATTACCCCCCGAGGTGTGGAGAGTATAAGTATACCAATATCCCTAGATGGCAGATACCTCTTCTCGAAGAACTCGAGTTTGTCAACCTTAACGGAGTAGCGAGGCTTCACCACTCCGCACCTATTAATCCTTCCAAGGAGTTGTACATGGAATTTACCTGATCTCCCGTCGTCTATAAACTCGAACTCGCCAATATAGCCGTTCTTCTGCATAACTCTCAATACGTTCCCGATAAGTTTAGAAGCCCTTGTTATCAGGCATTCACGCTTATTTCTAAACTCGTTATTCATTAGGGTTGTAACGGCATCAGCGAGTGGGTCTGTTTGTGTCATCTTTTTCACCAGTTAGTTATACTTCTTGAAGCCTATTTTCTCAGCAGTCTCCCTGAAGCATTGACGGCAGAGATTTAAACCTAACTTTCTGATTATGGGCCCGTATGCGCCGCATCTCCTGCAAGACCTGCTACCCTTACCAAACTTTCTGACTTTCTTAGGCTTCTGTTTCACTCAAACCCACCTCCAACAACCTCAACCCCGAATATTTCTTTGACGAGGCGGGCTGACTCTGTTGGGCTTACGAAATGCTTAGCTCCGATTCGACTCCTAGCCCTCTTCCTCTCCCTAACCCGATGCCCAGGCCTGCTAACGGTTACGTACACATTCATCCCAACTATGCCCAGCTCAGGGTCATATCGAGTCCCAGGGATCTCGATGTGTTCCCTGATGCCGAAGCCGAAATTTCCCAGCCTGTCGAAGGAGCTGGTTGGAAGCTTATTTCTAACTGCTGCAAAAGCTTTACTCAGAAACTCCATCGCTCTTTGCTTTCTCAACGTTACCATACAGGCTATAGGCTCGCCCTTGCGAATGCCAAAATCTTTAATGGTCTTCTTAGCCGACCTATAGCAAGGTTTTTGGCCAGTCAAGCTCTCCAATATTTTAGAGGCCTTCTCTAAAGGCTCACCAGATTTACCAATGGCAATATTTACGGTGACTTTCTCAATCCTCGGCCGTTGCATCGGATTTCGATACTCAACTGTCGCAGTAGAACTCAGATTGATCAGCCTCCTGGCAGGGATATCTCTGGTTTATCTCGCCCTATAATGAAGACGTAATCTACTGTCGAGCTGTATTCATCACCTTTGGGGCTCCTGATCTTGACGGTAGGTTTAGCCGTGGGTGAGACTTTGGCTATACTAACAATATTGCCACTTATCCCCACGTTTTTACCCCCGGTTATAAGGGCATACGCCCCCTCAGCAAACTTAAAACAGTCTAATATTTGACCCCCAGGTATGCTCAGCTTTAAGGTATCATTGGGCTTATATTGGACATTGGTTGGAGGGGCGCCGTCCGATTTAATAACAAGGTTGCTGCCGTCATGAAGACTCAGCTGAATGACGCCCTGTTTGATGATTGAACAATCACTTAACTTGGCAAGTCTGAAAGTCTTCTCTTCTCCGTCAACCTGGTGAAGTTGGAGAAACCTTTTAGTACTTGGGATTAGCCTATAAGTCCTCTTAACCCCTTCAATCTCTACCACATCCATAAGTCCAACTGGAAACTTTTCATCGAACCTAACCCTGCCGTTAACCTTAACTTTACCATCCGCCAAGATGACTCTTGCTTCTCTCTCCTTACTGGCTAGTCCAAGGATGTCCCTTAGAATGGTTAAAAGAGGAATCGATTTATCGCGAGCGTGAGGCCCGGCTCGTGGTTTAGATATCCAGACGAACTCCTTTCTATGAATTGGCCAGAAGCCTGGGGCTGATTTCCTCTTGCTATGCCGCGCCCCACCTTTATTAGCCATTAATCCTTTCTCCCCTCCTCCTCTTCAGCCGTGTCTGCCTGTTCCTCTCCAATAGCCTCCTCCTCGACTTCTTCGGCGGCTTCAGCTTTTTCTTCCACTGGCTTCTCTTTAGCCAGTCTACTCCTTTCCTCAAGTTTCAGCCTGCGCCATCTATCCTCAGTGTTCAGTTTAGTCACGGAGACTTTAGACGGGTGGATGGGGATTAAGAAACTTGTTCCATCGGCTTTCTCGCCGGTGACACCCTCTATGGTGATCCTAAAATTCTTGAGGTCTACCTTGGCGATCTTACCCTCTAAGCCTGCGTAGTCGCCTCTCGTGATCGTGACTGTGTCCCCCTTTCGAACAGGGATCGACCTCATGTCATACTTGACACGGAGTTCCGGGGATAGAGGCGCTGCTAAAGACTTGTACCTTCTATGTAATGGAGCCGTGAAGTGTGCCTTCCTTTGTTTCGAAGGTTTAGATGAGCTCAACAAATTTACTGGTGCACCTCGTTTCACCTAAATTATTATGCTGGAGAGACTAGCTACCCTAGGCCACCTCTCCGCGGCTTCGCGGGCAACTGGGCCACGGATCTCAGTCCCCTTCAGCTCCCCTTCGGGCGTCATAATGACAGCTGCATTATCCTCAAACTGGAGGACAGTCCCATCAGCCCTCCTGAATGGCATCTTCTGGCGGATGAGCACCGCGGGGAGAATCTGCCTCTTGAGGTCTGGCGACCCTTTCCTCACGGAGGTTAAGAGCATATCACCAATCTTAGCCGAAGGAACCCTTCTTAATCTACCTTTATACCCCACTACCTGAACTATCCTAAGCTTCTTAGCGCCTGTATTGTCTGCGCAGTTTATCACTGCGCCAGTGGGGAGACCTCTCGAGATTCTGGGTCTATACTCGACGAGCCCTTTGGCGCTGACGGCTCTGGTCTTAGGGCCAGGCATCTATTCTTTCCCCTCCCTTTTTACCTTCTCAACGACTACGAAAGAGACAGTCTTGCTTAAAGGTCTACACTCAGCAATCTTCACGGTGTCCCCCTCCTTCGCGGCGATGCATGGTGGATTGTGGGCAGGGATCCTACTCCTACGCCGCTCATACCGCATATACTTGGGTATATAGTGAGTGTAATCTCTTCGGACGATGACAGTATTCTGCATTTTGGCGCTTACTACTTCCCCCTCCAGCATGCGCCTTCTAACGGTTAAGAGACCATGGAAGGGACAGTTGCGATCGCCACAATTCTCTGAGGTTAGAGCGGGTATCCCAAGCCCTATACCTTTGAGTTTCACCATCGTCTACCAGTCCTCCTCTTCACCCTATCCTCCAGCCTCCCAATTATCTTATTCCCATCTACATCGACGAGGTCTCCACTTGGCAACTTAAACCTGAAGATCGACCCTGCCTTAGGGATCTTCTTAAACCGCCCCTCTTGAAGTATCGTAATCATATTTCTGGTTTCATCCACAACCTTACCTGCGAGTGACTCCCTGTCTTTACAGGTATCCTTTACCACCACAGTGTCTAACCCAATCAGTTCACGTCTAAGTATATCTTTCGGGGATGGACGACTCACTCCTTGAGACGCCTCCTCTTCGCGGAATGCCTCACTGATTTCTCCTCGTTCATCACCGTCAATATGCGAGCCAACGTCTTCTTGATAGCTCTTATTCGACCTGGGTTCTCCACTCTACCCCCAGCCTTCACCATTGTCTTCAACTTCATCAACTCAACCCTCAACTCTGAAAGCTTTGCATTCAGCTTTTCTGAACTCATAGCCCGTATCTCTTTCATTCTAAGGATAGCCACTACCCAGACACCTCCCCAACCCCTTCAGCAACCTCATCAGACCCCTCCAAATCTTCTTTAGCGCCAATCTCTGCCCCCCCTCCAGCCTTCTCTGGAGACATTGAACTCCCTCCTTGAGATGAAGAAACTTCAGCGGGTGCTGTCTCCTTGGGGGTTTCAACTACTTCGGGCGCCACCTCCTTTATCTCCACTATGTCAGGAGATTTGTACTCAGGAGGCACAATTACAACCTTTATGCCGAAGAGTCCGCGTGGAAGTTGGATGTATAGGACAGCTCTCTTCAGGTTGTTCAGGACTGGATCTCCAACTTTGGGTATGTATCCAGCCTTGAACTTCTCATGTCTAGCCCTCTCGCTGCTTAGTTTACCCGATATGATTATCTCAGCGCCTAGAGCGCCCGCTTTCATGATGCTGTTGAGAGCCCAGTGGCAGGTTCTCCGAAAGTGAATTCCTCTCTCCAAGGCTG
This window encodes:
- a CDS encoding 30S ribosomal protein S3, which encodes MSAIKQIVSESWRRASVDEFLQKELAKAGYGGVEITKVPLGTRLTIYAVRPSMVIGRGGVGIKNLSKRLEDEYKLFNPQIAVVEVPVPELNPHIMAAKIASALERGIHFRRTCHWALNSIMKAGALGAEIIISGKLSSERARHEKFKAGYIPKVGDPVLNNLKRAVLYIQLPRGLFGIKVVIVPPEYKSPDIVEIKEVAPEVVETPKETAPAEVSSSQGGSSMSPEKAGGGAEIGAKEDLEGSDEVAEGVGEVSG